The stretch of DNA TAGCAGTGGACTTTAACAGCACAAACTGTTAAAGGACCCAGGGCTTGAGTCCTCAGTAAGGTTGAAGGGTGTGGCACAGGTAGGATGACTATGCTATGTGAAATGGAAACAAGGAAGTGGGCAAGAGCATATATTTTCTGCTCAGGCTATAAACAGGAAGTGACTCTTCCCACTAACAGCAGTTGCCAAGTATGTTCCAGGTTTGTATATATCATTAAAAGTAAGCCTGAAACCAAAGCCCAGTCACTTGCTGACTTTGCCACTGGGTTTCAGTCTGGAAACAAAGTCACAGATGTGACCATTTTCCAAGCCCCTAAACTtctctgctgctgctcctgcaggGGAGCTGGAGGCAGGCCTGCAACATAGATCTTTGAGCCTCTGGCATAATTGTCCACCTTCCAGGAAGAACCCCTCTGCCATACCTTACCTGAACAAGGCATCTGTGGAGTGCACATATTCCCTTCCCCAGTAATTACATAAATTCCCATAGAGCTGAACCAGTCATTTAAGGTTCTAAGTGGAAATCCTCGGGCAGCTGGAAAGACAAATTTGGCAAAATAGGAACTCTTTCAATTAAGTCAGATATATAGCAGATATCAACTGAACAATTAACAGACTATTTAATCACCACCTTACATGTGTTTCCAACAATGCTCTTGAGACAcaagataaaaaagaaacatgggcTGGGTgaattggctcacacctgtaatcccaacacttcaggaggccaagatgggaggattgcttgaccccaggagttcaagaccagcctgggcaacatggcaagaccctatctctacaaaaaattttttaaaaattagccaggcatggtggtacatgcctgtggtcctagctactcaggaagctgaggcaggaggattgcttgagcctggaagtttgaggctgcagtgagccttatttgtgccactgcactggagccttcagcctgggtgacagagtaagaccttgtctcaaaaaaaaagaaaataaatatgaccCTTGTCCTGAATGGCATGTTTCTTAAGGGCAGAGATAGTGTCTCATTTGCCTGTGCTTATTCCAGGCCTAGCATAGCACCTAATCATAATAGCTATTCAGAAAAAACTTCTAAGTGAGGATTCTACCAAGTTGGTAAGATATATTCATTAAAGACCAATGTAAGGAAGTGTGGTACCGAAGAAAACACTTGTCTCCCCTCTGCATCTCTCTTATAAGAACACTTGTGATGGCATTTAGAGGCCACCTAAATAATCTAGGGTAATCTtgtcatctcaagatccttaaattaattacatctacaaacaCCCTTTTTACAAATAAGATAACAGTCACAGATTCTGAGGATTGAGATGGGGATATATCTGTGTATCCATTATCAGCCTATCACACTGAGTTTTGCCTATGGCATGTGACCAGATGTAATGTACACAGTTTCCAGGCCTGGCCCATAAAAAATTTCCCAGGGGAGATCTTTATTCCCTTCTCTGCTGGATGTACAAAGAGGCCATGGAAGCCATGGGTTAAAGATCGCAAGGActggccaggcgtgctggctcacgcctgtgatcacagcactttgggaggctgaggcgggtggatctcctgaggtcaggagtttgagaccagcctgaccaacatggtgaaaccctgtctctactaaaaatacaaaaattagctgggtgtggtggcagacacctgtaatcccagctacttgggaggctgagggaggagaatcgcttgaacccaggaggtgcaggttgcagtgagccgagattgcacgactgcactccagcctgggtgacaaagcaagactctgtctcaaaaaatatatatatatattatatatatatagtatatatatatatatatatatactatatatatatatagtatatatatatatatatatatatatatatataatatatatatacacacacacatatatatagtgataaaaaaaaatttgtagtcACAGTTTGAAAGAGTTCTGTGGTACATCCATTAGATGAGTGCTACAAGTCTTGACAGTACCTCTACTCCTCTCTCATGTAAAATGGAGACTAAACCTGAGAAAAGCAAAGGCAAgtccagagagaagaaaaaataaaaagccacacCAAAGGAAGAATAACTAAGGGCTCCCTGACCCAAGGAAGAGATGCTCAGTAGATATCTGAGGTCAGTGtttaaatggacaaaagactatcAGGTATAATTGGTCACTTGGGTGTCTGGCTGTAAGCTCCCACTAGATTGCAAGCTCCTTCAGGATAAGAAGGGTAAGAAGGGACTGAATAATCTTTGTGTTCCTACCCTGTAACATGGTACTTGACAATTGTAGGTAGGCCCAGGAAATGCCTGCTGAATGTGTGTACAAATACCAACTGCCTGGCCACAGAGGCCAGCAAGTCTTGGCTGAGTAGAAGTCCTGCTTTAATTCCACAAGCTTTAAAACCCcaaagtgggctgggcatggtggctcatgcctgtaactccagcacttcgggaggctgaggcaggaggatcatttgagttcaggagttcgagaccagcctgggcaacctggtgaaaccccaacttacaaaaaatacaaaaatccctgtctcaaaaacaacaaaacaacaacaacagcaacaacaacaacaacaacaaaaaaaacccaaacaaacaaacaaaaaaacccaaagtgcTTAATATCTTTATCAGCATCACTTACCAGCAGAGGCAGCTTTCACCATCAACTGGGCAAATTCAATGGCACCTCCATTTCTGAAGACTAATTTAAAAGTAGCTTGTCCTTCCCAGCCACCTGGGGGAAGAAATGGCACACACTCACCAAGAAACTGGCATAGCTGACAACAGAAAGACTGCCACAAACACCAAGGGAAGCACTACCTGACAAAGTAGGGCAGCTTTTGTTTGAATTTCAACATGAGCCAAGTTTGAATCTTAAACCTTCTAGAagattttgagggaaaaaaatacacacttcTGAGGGAACACTTACCATATGGAGCTGCCTGAATAGTTCCCTTAATGAAGTTTGCAGCAAATACTGGTTGTTTAACAGTGAGGTTCGTCATCAGATCAAATGGCATCATAAAAGACAACATGGGATCATTGATGGAGCGCGAAGTTATGAAAATCACCTACGCAAGGACAGAAACTTTGGAAAAGGATTGCAGAATTCATCCATGGATTGAGACTTACAAGAGCAAGGTGCATTCTGGTCTAACTAAGAAACATCATCTTTTCTTCCATAACCCTTCAATGTGGAAAATCCCAAAGTGCACATGtttaaaaacacttcaaaagTCAATGtttaacttttcttcattttaaggaaaacaaatgTAGAGTTAATCAGCAGATTaaagtagaaatagaaattacCCGGTATGAAGTGAGAAACAATGTTCCCGTCTTTGTACCACTAAAGACATTGGAGCCTTCTGATCGCTGTGGGAAGGAGAGCTCCACATTCGGAGACTGCTTCAAGAGACTGTAGAAAATGAGGAACAGACAGCACACAATAAAGAATGTATGTAAAATGACACACAAAAAGTTCTTaaggcgatttttttttttttgagacggattctcactctgttgcccaggccggagtgcagtggcacgatctcagctcactgcaagctctgcctcccgggttcacgccattctcctgcctcagcctcccaagtagctgggactacaggcgcccgccaccacacctggctaatttttttgtatttttgtagagacggggtttcactgtgttaaccaggatggtctcgatctcctgacctcgtgatccgcccgcctcgacttcccaaagtgctgggattacaggcatgccactgcgcctggcccttaatgcagttttttttttttccagagtaagcactcaataaacattagctgctgctactgctactattactactactactactattttattgaaataaaaaggaattcaaaTGATCTTATTCTCTGACAATTTACTCTTACTCTTCTCCCTCTTCATCATTGGATTCTTTTTCTTGTCAAACCTACTCCTATTCTCAATGTGTGTTCATTAATTCTTATACTTCTTGTGCAGTAAGTGTAAAGCACTGTGCTAATGCAAATGGTTCTTTGACGCTGGTAAAGAAGGTAAGGCAGCAGACTGCCCCAGCCCCCTCTGACATGTTCCCTCAGCCTGTCATGCTGTCTCCTTACTATTAACCTGGAAAACTCAGACTCACCTTACTGTCACTCATCAAATCCTgctgggttcttttttttcttactttatctttctttcttttctttctttctttctctttttctttatttcttctttctctttctccctccctccttccctcacttctttcttttctttcctttccttttctttttgcctttccttcccttcttcccttcccttcccttctttccttctattcttccctttccttcttcccttcccttcctttcttttttctctttcttctttcttttttttttgtttgagacagggtctcactctgttgcccaggctggagtgcagtggcataatctccactcaccaacctccacctcctgggctcaggtgatcctcccactcagcctcccgaatagctgggaccataggcaagcaccaccatgcctggataatttttttttttttttttgagagaagtctcactcttgtcccccaggtttgagtgcaatggctcgatctcagctcactgcaacctctgcctcccaggttcaaacgattctcctgcctctgcctcccaaatagctgggattaagtcgcctgtcaccacgccaggctaatttttgtattttttggtagagacagggtttcaccatgttggccaggctggtctggaactcctgacctcaggtgatccgcccaccttgacctcccaaagtgctgggattacaggcatgagccactgcacccggccaattttttgtatttttagtagagatgaggtttcaccatgttgcccaggatggtctcaaattcctgggctcaagagatctgcctgctttagcctcccagtgtgctaggactacaggaatatgccaccatacccagtcccccagccttttctttcttaatgatATATATATCCAATGTATACCTTAATGATCATTAGGTACAATGTCTGCCTTCTTTGCTACTCTAGCCCCAGCAAACAGTGGGTGTTCTAAATAGttattaaaagaatgaatgaatgaaaacatgaatACAGATCATAATGCAACAATATATGACATACATAATATAAACGTATGTCATACATTTATTGGTAACAAAATGTCACAGCAATTTAGTGGAAGAAGAGATTAGTTTTAGTTGAAGTAATTAGGAATGACCTAATAGAAAGACTGCAATTTGAGCTGATTAAGAGATGGGTAGTATTCTGGCTGGGCATaggggttcacgcctgtaatcccagcacttcgggagggcaaggctggcggatcatttggggagtctgagaccagcttgaccaacatggtgaaaccccatctctactaaaatacacaaattatccaggcatggtggtacatgcctgtaatctcagctactcaggaggctgaggtggaaagattgcttgagccatgGGGCAGATTGCAgtgatccactgcactccaccctgggcaacagagtatgaccctgtttcaaaaaaaaaaaagagagagagagatgggtagTGTTCAGTAGGTAGAGGTGAGGGTAGAGGACAATCCAGATGGGAAGCAAACAGCATTCATGGAGGCGCAGGAGCAGATATGGAAAGCAAACTGCATACTTGGGAGAAGCCTAGTGGTATGGCTTCATCAAAACATAGTATGGAAGTGAGGTTAGGAGAAACAGTGAAATAAAGTTGGAAAGCTATGCTGGAACTACAGCTTAAAGACATCGTTTGATAGGCAAGGAGAAACTGTGAGCTTCAGATTTCTCAACAGGAAAGTCACATAATCAAGAAGGTAGTGTATCGGAGGGATCAGTTTAAGAATTCCTAAAATAGTCCTGATGCAAGGTAAAAACTGGAACTAGGGTGGTAATGTGCAGATTAAAaggggaagatttttaaaagactatgaaAATACAGGACATTAGCAAAAAACTGTGGAATGAGAATCTTTAAATGTCAGTCTAGCcataaaagcaataaataaagcaaaagaaaacctgtcagaatcaactttttcagaactctagAATCTAATCAAAAGCTT from Nomascus leucogenys isolate Asia chromosome 7b, Asia_NLE_v1, whole genome shotgun sequence encodes:
- the WBP2NL gene encoding postacrosomal sheath WW domain-binding protein, producing MAVNQSHTENRRGALIPNGESLLKQSPNVELSFPQRSEGSNVFSGTKTGTLFLTSYRVIFITSRSINDPMLSFMMPFDLMTNLTVKQPVFAANFIKGTIQAAPYGGWEGQATFKLVFRNGGAIEFAQLMVKAASAAARGFPLRTLNDWFSSMGIYVITGEGNMCTPQMPCSVIAYGAPPAGYGAPPPRYGAPPAGYGAQPAGNEGPPVRYRASPVQYGAPPLGYGAPPAGYGAPPLGCGVPPAGYRAPPLGYGAPPAGNEGPPAGYRALPPGSGARPHESTAAQAPENTASPPSASSS